Proteins from one Epinephelus moara isolate mb chromosome 1, YSFRI_EMoa_1.0, whole genome shotgun sequence genomic window:
- the cops2 gene encoding COP9 signalosome complex subunit 2: MSDMEDDFMCDDEEDYDLEYSEDSNSEPNVDLENQYYNSKALKEDDPKAALSSFQKVLELEGEKGEWGFKALKQMIKINFKLTNFPEMMNRYKQLLTYIRSAVTRNYSEKSINSILDYISTSKQMDLLQEFYETTLEALKDAKNDRLWFKTNTKLGKLYLEREEYGKLQKILRQLHQSCQTDDGEDDLKKGTQLLEIYALEIQMYTAQKNNKKLKALYEQSLHIKSAIPHPLIMGVIRECGGKMHLREGEFEKAHTDFFEAFKNYDESGSPRRTTCLKYLVLANMLMKSGINPFDSQEAKPYKNDPEILAMTNLVSAYQNNDITEFEKILKTNHSNIMDDPFIREHIEELLRNIRTQVLIKLIKPYTRIHIPFISKELNIDVCDVESLLVQCILDNTIHGRIDQVNQLLELDYQKRGGARYTALDKWTNQLNSLNQAIVSKLT, translated from the exons ATGTCTGACATGGAGGACGATTTCATGTGCGATGATGAAGAAGATTACGACCTG GAATACTCAGAGGACAGTAACTCAGAGCCAAATGTGGACCTGGAGAACCAGTACTACAACTCCAAAGCCTTGAAGGAGGATGATCCCAAAGCAGCACTCAGCAGTTTCCAGAAG GTGTTGGAACTtgaaggagagaaaggagaatGGGGATTCAAAGCACTGAAACAGATGATCAAAATCAACTTCAAACTG ACCAACTTTCCAGAGATGATGAACAGGTACAAACAACTCCTTACATACATCAGAAGTGCTGTCACCAGGAACTACTCAGAGAAGTCCATCAACTCAATTCTGGATTACATCTCTACCTCCAAACAG ATGGACTTGCTACAAGAGTTCTACGAAACCACGTTGGAGGCTTTGAAAGATGCAAAAAATGACAGACTGTGGTTTAAAACTAACACGAAG TTGGGGAAGCTGTATTTAGAGAGAGAAGAGTATGGAAAACTGCAAAAGATCCTCAGGCAACTTCACCAGTCATGTCAG ACAGATGATGGAGAGGATGACCTGAAGAAAGGCACGCAGCTGTTGGAGATCTATGCTCTCGAGATCCAGATGtacacagcacagaaaaacaacaagaaactgAAGGCCCTGTATGAGCAGTCACTTCACATTAAATCTGCCATTCCTCACCCGCTCATAATGGGAGTTATCCGAG AGTGTGGAGGGAAGATGCATTTGAGAGAGGGTGAGTTTGAGAAAGCTCACACAGACTTCTTTGAGGCCTTTAAAAACTATGACGAGTCCGGAAGCCCAAGAAGGACGACATGCCTGAAGTACCTGGTCCTAGCCAACATGCTGATGAAGTCAGGAATAAACCCTTTTGACTCTCAAGAG gCCAAACCCTACAAAAATGACCCGGAGATCTTAGCAATGACAAACTTAGTAAG CGCCTACCAGAACAATGACATCACTGAATTTGAGAAAATCTTGAAAACAAATCACAGTAACATAATGGACGACCCCTTCATTAGAGAGCACATAGAGG AGCTCCTGCGGAACATTAGAACTCAAGTACTTATCAAACTCATCAAACCGTACACGAGAATACACATCCCTTTCATTTCTAAG gAGCTCAACattgatgtgtgtgatgtggaGAGTTTGCTGGTGCAGTGCATCTTGGATAA cACAATCCACGGCCGAATTGACCAAGTCAATCAGCTACTAGAACTGGACTACCAGAAGAGAGGAGGGGCTCGCTACACAGCTTTAGACAAATGGACAAATCAGCTGAACTCTCTCAACCAAGCCATTGTCAGCAAGCTCACATGA